The Sulfurimonas sp. genome includes the window ATAAAGAATTGTTAAACAGCAGCAGTATATATAAAAGACTTGCAGGTGAACTTGAAGCTTAAGTTCACTCTTTACATTTAAAAAAAACTTTGCTATAATTTCACCATCGTTTTGGCTCTTGAAATAATCCCTCTGTGATTAAGAGCTGTAGTCACTTTAAGTGATAAACGCCATTCGGCGGTAAGAGGCACAATAAATCTACTTATATTTTTATTCTGCAGAAATACCCCAATATTATTTTATTATATAGGAAACAACATGACAGTAATTAGACTTACTCGTATGGGAAGAAAAAAACAACCTTTTTATCGTATCGCGGTAACAGATAGCCGTAAACGTAGAGATGGTGGTTGGATTGAGTTAATTGGACACTACAATCCAATGAATGATGAAAAAACTCTTGTAGTTGATAATGAGAGATTAGACTACTGGTTAAGCGTTGGTGCTAAAATGAGCGACCGCGTTAAAAAGATAACTGGTCGTTAAGATGATTAGTGAATTTGTTGCACAGTTTGCTAGACTAATAGCAACTCACCCTGAAGATGTTAGAGTTGAGTTAACTGAAGGCAATGAAGTTACTGAAATTGTACTTTTTGCCAACCAAGCTGACATAGGTAAGCTAATTGGTAAAGAGGGTAAAATGATTGGTGCTATTAAAACTGTTATCTCTGGCTGTAAAGCTAAAGATGGTAAGAGTTACCGCATCAATGTTGAAGCAGTTTAAAACTTGAAAAAAACTGACCTACTTTATATCGCTACAATCGGCAAAACTGTCGGTTTAAAAGGCGATATGAAACTCCACATAAAATCTGATTTTCCTGAGCAATTTAAAAAAGGTGCATCTTTTTATATAAATGAAAAAGATAAACTTACAATTGAAAACATCAATTTCGAAAGAGGTTTAGTTAAATTTGAAGGGTATAGTGCACCTGAAACTGCTAAAAAACTTACGAATAAAAATCTATATACTACTTATGAGCAAACAAGAAAAGATTGTCATTTAGAAGATGGTGAGAATTTTTGGTTTGATATTATAGGTTGCAAAGTTTATGAGGAAGATGAGCTTTTGGGTGAAGTAAAAGAATTAGAACGTATTTTAGATACAAACTACCTTTTAATAAAAACAGATGAAAAATTATTAGAACAAAAAAAAGCAAAAAGCTTTTTAGTCCCACACAAAGAGCCATTTTTAATATCTATAGATGTAGATAAAAAAACAATAATACTAAATGGCGCAAAAGATATTTTAGAAGCGTCATAAAATGACTTTTACATTCGTAACACTTTTTCAAAGTATAGTTGAGGGTTACTTCAGTGACTCTATATTAAATAGGGCTATTGAAAAAGATATTATTGAACTTTCATATTTAAACCCAAGAGATTATTCTTCAAATAAACATAATAAAGTGGATGATACTGCTGTAGGTGGTGGTGCCGGTATGGTAATGAACCCACAGCCCTTATATGATTGTTTAGCTGATTTAAAAAATAAAGATGAAAATGTTCATATTGTTT containing:
- the rimM gene encoding ribosome maturation factor RimM (Essential for efficient processing of 16S rRNA), translated to MKKTDLLYIATIGKTVGLKGDMKLHIKSDFPEQFKKGASFYINEKDKLTIENINFERGLVKFEGYSAPETAKKLTNKNLYTTYEQTRKDCHLEDGENFWFDIIGCKVYEEDELLGEVKELERILDTNYLLIKTDEKLLEQKKAKSFLVPHKEPFLISIDVDKKTIILNGAKDILEAS
- a CDS encoding KH domain-containing protein is translated as MISEFVAQFARLIATHPEDVRVELTEGNEVTEIVLFANQADIGKLIGKEGKMIGAIKTVISGCKAKDGKSYRINVEAV
- the rpsP gene encoding 30S ribosomal protein S16, with protein sequence MTVIRLTRMGRKKQPFYRIAVTDSRKRRDGGWIELIGHYNPMNDEKTLVVDNERLDYWLSVGAKMSDRVKKITGR